One stretch of Juglans microcarpa x Juglans regia isolate MS1-56 chromosome 3D, Jm3101_v1.0, whole genome shotgun sequence DNA includes these proteins:
- the LOC121255385 gene encoding pollen receptor-like kinase 4 — MIMGSAGLFLIKNILLMMITVVSLLLCRSVTAQSPEDPSLVGDPQEKEALYDLRGTFRDPLLNDNWTGPHCNIYTPWKGIQCSNGHVTVLVLENMGLTGNINVSEFINFPDLSVLSFRNNSIGGNIMNFSSNYHKFMKRIDLSNNMFSGPIPDSLRSLDLLESLQLQNNKLTGTIPEFNQSSLKEFSVSNNDLSGSIPQTQTLQSFGHASYSGNPGLCGPPLPTPCSPSTNDTGESPKGSSDDHKVHLDKIVFGFIIVLLVVVIAVSAFYCSKVHKLEKMLMEKEVDHIEDKEEDEKIIEAGGRRIVAEERGNLIFMEDETGFEFSDLLRASAEGLGKGSFGNCYKAKLNGGPTIVVKRLSDLRPLTNEEFAKQLRLIADLKHPNLLCFLAYYQSKDEKLLLYRYAEHGNLFYRIHGGRGSGDRVPFRWSTRLSVARGVARGLEYLHLNMNRSRSIVPHGNLKSSNVVLDENDKVLVSDYGFASLVALPIATQRMMSFKSPEYKNAKRVSKHSDVWSYGCLLLELLTGKIPDNTAPPGFNGVDLCSWIDRALREEWTAEVFDKEISNSQRNAAPGMLRLLQIAMRCCVKFPEDRPEMTEVVREVELIEVPGPEDEDDLSLDPSLTDDYSEATTASGVAEDER; from the exons atgatcatgggGTCTGCTGGCCTATTCCTGATCAAAAACATTCTTCTCATGATGATCACAGTAGTTTCTCTGCTGTTGTGCAGAAGCGTTACAGCCCAATCACCAGAAGATCCTTCCCTAGTAGGCGACCCCCAAGAGAAGGAAGCCCTTTATGATCTCAGGGGCACTTTCCGTGATCCTTTGCTAAATGATAACTGGACCGGTCCTCATTGCAACATTTATACACCTTGGAAAGGCATTCAGTGTTCTAATGGTCATGTTACCGTTTTAGTGTTGGAGAATATGGGGCTGACGGGGAATATCAACGTTAGTGAATTCATAAACTTTCCAGACTTGTCTGTCCTGAGCTTCAGGAACAACTCTATAGGGGGAAATATAATGAATTTCTCCTCCAATTACCACAAGTTCATGAAGCGTATTGATCTATCAAACAACATGTTCTCCGGGCCAATTCCAGATTCGCTGCGTAGTCTTGATTTATTGGAGTCGTTGCAGCttcaaaataacaaattaacagGTACTATCCCAGAATTTAACCAATCTAGCCTTAAAGAATTCAGTGTCTCTAATAACGATCTCTCCGGCTCGATCCCACAAACTCAAACTCTCCAATCATTTGGCCATGCTTCATATTCTGGTAACCCTGGATTGTGCGGTCCACCCTTGCCAACTCCCTGCAGCCCGAGTACAAATGACACAGGAGAATCTCCTAAAGGTTCTTCTGATGATCATAAAGTTCATCttgataaaatagtttttggTTTCATCATTGTTCTTCTAGTTGTTGTAATTGCGGTCTCTGCTTTTTACTGCTCCAAAGTTCATAAGCTTGAGAAGATGTTGATGGAAAAGGAAGTAGATCATATAGAAGACAAAGAGGAAGATGAGAAGATTATAGAGGCGGGAGGGAGGAGAATCGTGGCAGAAGAGAGAGGGAACCTCATATTCATGGAGGATGAAACTGGTTTTGAATTCAGCGATCTTCTAAGAGCTTCTGCTGAGGGATTGGGCAAGGGGAGTTTCGGGAATTGTTACAAGGCTAAGCTGAATGGTGGGCCAACCATTGTTGTGAAGCGGCTAAGTGATTTGAGACCATTGACTAACGAGGAGTTTGCAAAGCAATTGCGTCTGATTGCGGATTTGAAGCACCCTAATTTGCTATGCTTCCTAGCTTATTACCAATCCAAGGACGAGAAGTTGCTGCTGTACAGATATGCTGAGCATGGAAACTTGTTCTACCGTATTCATG GAGGGAGAGGTAGTGGAGACCGAGTTCCATTCAGATGGAGCACAAGATTATCAGTTGCTCGAGGTGTCGCACGAGGCTTGGAATATCTGCACCTCAACATGAACAGGTCCCGAAGCATTGTTCCCCATGGCAACTTAAAATCCTCGAATGTGGTTTTGGATGAAAACGACAAGGTTCTTGTTTCTGACTATGGTTTTGCTTCACTAGTAGCACTTCCCATTGCAACTCAACGAATGATGTCATTCAAGTCACCCGAATATAAAAATGCAAAGAGAGTTTCGAAACACTCTGATGTTTGGAGTTACGGCTGCCTTCTTTTAGAACTACTGACTGGAAAGATCCCAGACAATACGGCTCCACCGGGATTCAATGGCGTGGATCTCTGCAGTTGGATCGACCGAGCACTCAGGGAAGAATGGACAGCCGAGGTATTTGACAAGGAGATATCTAATTCGCAGAGAAACGCCGCTCCTGGGATGCTGAGACTGCTACAAATTGCGATGCGTTGCTGTGTGAAGTTCCCCGAGGATCGTCCTGAGATGACAGAGGTGGTGAGAGAGGTGGAACTTATTGAAGTTCCTGGAccagaagatgaagatgatttATCGTTGGATCCATCGTTGACAGACGATTATTCAGAAGCAACTACTGCTTCTGGTGTTGCTGAAGATGAGAGATGA